One Pagrus major chromosome 11, Pma_NU_1.0 genomic region harbors:
- the LOC141005329 gene encoding pyroglutamyl-peptidase 1-like — protein MDNSKRTVVVTGFGPFGEHTVNASWVAVQELKKLGLGSEVDLHVSEVPVEYQTVQSLVPSLWKQYRPLLVVHVGVSGMATTVTLEKCGRNHGYKGLDNSSFCPDSQCCIVGGPDCIDSVIDMESVCKRVTASGLGVAVSVSRDAGRYLCDFTYYTSLYLSHGRSAFVHVPPLGKPYSGEDLGRALQATIREMLELLDQAEEKIHCQQHFH, from the exons ATGGATAACAGTAAACGGACTGTGGTCGTTACAG GTTTTGGACCATTTGGAGAGCACACAGTCAACGCCAGCTGGGTCGCAGTACAG GAACTGAAGAAGCTTGGACTGGGCAGTGAAGTGGACTTGCATGTATCTGAGGTTCCTGTAGAGTATCAGACAGTCCAGAGTTTGGTCCCTTCATTATGGAAGCAGTATCGTCCACTG TTGGTAGTTCATGTCGGAGTCTCAGGTATGGCCACCACTGTCACGCTGGAAAAATGTGGCAGAAATCACGGCTACAAGGGCCTGGACAACAGTAGCTTCTGTCCTGATTCACAGTGTTGCATAGTGGGAGGCCCAGACTGTATCGACTCAGTTATTGACATGGAATCAGTCTGCAAGAGAGTGACTGCCTCAGGGCTAGGAGTAGCTGTGTCCGTCTCCAGAGATGCCGGAAG GTACCTCTGTGATTTCACTTACTACACGTCTCTGTACCTGAGCCATGGTCGCTCTGCCTTCGTTCATGTGCCTCCTCTTGGAAAGCCTTACAGCGGGGAAGACCTGGGCCGTGCGCTGCAAGCCACCATCCGGGAGATGTTGGAGCTTCTGGACCAGGCCGAGGAGAAGATCCACTGCCAGCAGCACTTCCACTAA